GTCGAAACCCTGTTCGACCAACATGCTGAAGCCTTCGAGGATATTCTTGTCGAGCAGCTGGGTTACGCCGTGCCGATGATGGTGCGCCAGCGGCTGCAGACACTGAACCTTGGTCCTTTCAAGCGCCTGCTCGATCTCGGCTGCGGCACCGGCCTCACCGGTGAGGCGCTTCGCGATATGGCCGACGATATCACCGGCATCGACATTTCCGAAAACATGGTCGAGATCGCCCATGAGAAGGACCTCTACGAGACGCTCTACGTCGCCGAAGCCGAGGATTTTCTCGAGGACAATGACGACGAGCCCTTTGACATCATCACCGCCACCGATGTGCTGCCCTATCTCGGCGCGCTGGAACCGCTGTTTTTCGGCGCCGCCGAAAACCTCAATGCCGGCGGCCTGCTGATCTTCTCCTCGGAAACCCTGCCCGCAGACATCATGGCCGGACGCCCCTATATGGTCGGCCCGCACCAGCGTTTCGCCCATGCCGAAACCTACGTGCGGGACCGGCTGGCCGCCACCGGTTTCGAGGTCGTCGAAGTCACCGACATCAACGTGCGCATGCAGGACGGCAATCCAACGCCCGGCCATCTGGTGATTGCGAAGCTCAAGGGCTGAGGCAACTGCGTCTTTCTTCTCCCCGCCGGGGAGAAGAAACAAGCGGCATCCAATCGCCTCACATTTAACACCAACGGCCCGAATCAACCTCTCAACAACATCCGCCAGCCAGCTGAAGAGATTCAGATTTCCGGCACCATCAGCTGGCCTTCGGCCGCCAGACGATATCCGTCACCTTGAGTTTCTTCGGCACGATCTTCAGATCGTAGAATTCGTCGGCCAGCGCCTGCTGGTAAGCGATGGCTTCATCCGGAACCAGCGACACCCGCCCGAGATCGGCGCCCGGCCGTGTCAGCGAAACCTTGGTGACGTCCTCCGGAACACCGGTGATCGCCGCCAGAGACTTTGCGGTCGCATCGATATTGGCCTGCGCCTTGGCGCCAACATTTGCGAGTTCCTTCAGGATCAGCGGCACGAGATCGGGATTGGCCTCGACGAAATCGCCATTGGCGAGAAAATAGCTCCAGGGATCGACGATGCCCTCGGCGGTGGAAAGAACCCGCGTCGTCGGCTCTTTTTCCGCCACGGCAAAATAGGGATCCCAGATCGACCAGGCATCAATGCTGCCGCTGCGGAAGGCGGCGGCGGCATCCGGAGGCGCAAGATCAACCGGCGTGATGTCGCTCAACGTCAACCCCGCCTTTCGCAGCGCCTTGACGGTGACATTATGGGCGCTGGAGCCGCGCTTGAACGCGACCTTCTTGCCTTTCAGGTCTTCCAGCGTCTTCAGCGGCGAGTCCTTCTGCACGAGGATGGCCGATCCGCCGGCCGCTGCCTTGTAGGTGCCGACGTAGCGCAGATTGCCACCGGCGGCCTGCGCGAAAAGCGGTGGCACATCGCCGGTCGGCCCGATATCCAGCGCACCTGCGCCCAGCGCTTCGAGAAGAGGTGGCCCCGAGGAAAACTCCGACCATTTGACCTCGATGCCGCGATCCTTCAACAGCGCTTCCAGCGCCCCCTGGCTTTTTGCCAGCGCGATCACGCCATTCTTCTGCCAGCCGATCCGCAATGTGGTCGTTGCAGCCCCAGCCCGGCGGATATGCGGCAGGAACACCGCCCCCGTCGAACCTGCAAGCAGTCCCAATGTCCCGCGTCGTGTGATCATATCGATATCCCTCGCTGTTGCCATCATCAGATATTTAAAGCGTAGATATTCGAGAGATTTTATCAAATTCCCATGTTGCGCGGAGACGGCGCAGAGAGAATTGAATGTGCGAATTTGCCTGATAGGGCGGAATAAGATTGTCGTGCCTTGGCCGTGTATACCGGATTGACCTTCCGGCAGAGTCATCCCCTAACGGGCTAGATCGATGGGGAGAGGCAATCCCACAAATAAAAATGCCCTCCCCGGCGGCGGGAAAGGGCATCGTTCAAAGACAGGATGGACGGCGGATCACTCTTCGCCGGATTTGGGATTATCCAGCAGCATATAATCGAGCGGCAGTTCCGTCGTATATTTGATCTGTTCCATCGCGAAGGCGGAGGATACGTCGCGAATTTCGATCTTGGCGATCATCCGCTTGTAGAAGGCGTCATAGGCCGCGATATCAGGCACGACGACGCGCAGCAGATAATCGACATCACCGCTCATGCGGTAGAATTCGACAACTTCCGGGAACTCGGAAACCACCTCGGAGAAACGCTTCAGCCATTCAATGGAATGGGAGGCGGTGCGGATGGAAACGAAAACCGTGACCTTGGTGTTGACCTTGACCGGATCGAGCAACGCCACACGCCGGCGGATAACGCCGTCTTCCTCCATCTTCTGGATACGCCGCCAACAGGGCGTCGTGGAAAGGCCGACCTTTTTCGCCAGATCGGCAACAGCCAGCGTGGAATCCTCTTGCAGAATGCGCAAAATCTTACGGTCTAGGCGATCCAATGCGTCTACCCTCCTGAATTAATTTCCTTTCAATACACTAATTTTCGCAGAAAAACAGAAAATTGTTTCACTAAATCCGCATTTCCACATGTTGTCGCAGAACCGGAAGCAGCTCCTCCGTGAACCACGGGTTCTTTTTCAGCCACCCCGTGTTGCGCCAGCTTGGATGCGGCAGGGGCAAAATGCCGGGGCCGGAATTGGCATGGAGGTAGCTGCGCCAGTTCTCTACCGTTTCGGTCATGGTTTTGTGGCGCCTCTCACCGAGGTGAAAAGCCTGCGCATATTGACCGACCGCGAGGATCAGCTCCACCTGCGGCATCGCCGCCATCACCCGCTCACGCCATAAAGGCGCGCATTCCCGCCGTGGCGGCAGATCGCTGCCCTTGTCGTCATAACCGGGAAAACAGAACCCCATGGGTACGATGGCGAAACGCTCAGGGTCGTAAAACGTCTCCCGGTCGACATCGAGCCATTGCCGCAGCCTTTCGCCCGAGGCATCGTTGAAGGGGATGCCGGTTTCATGCACACGCAGCCCCGGTGCCTGCCCGGCGATCAGAATCCTAGCCTTGGTCGAGATCACAACCACCGGCCGCGGTTCATGCGGCAGGCGATCGGTCACTCCCTTCAGCGGCGCATCACGGCAGAGACGACAGCGGGCGATCTCGCCGCGCAGGCAATCCAGCCCGTCATCCCGCAACCACGGGGATCGCTCCGCCTCAGCCATGATCCCACCCGAGAATATGACGGATGACGGTCAAAAAGCCCGCCGCTGGCGTTTCCAGATCCGCTGCCCGGTGCTCACGACGCCATTCGGAGGGCTTTTCGAATTCTCCCGCCCAGATACCCCGCTCCTCCCGCCGTGCCCTCGCCTGCTCGGCGGAAAACTGGAAATAACCTGATGCGACGGCAAACCCCGCCGAGACCATTTCCGAGGACACATCCTTGCCATCCGCCGTGCAATAGACGAGCTGTCGCCCGTATCGGTCCCTCGAGCTGCCGGAACAGGAAAACTCCCGCGCCGTCACCAGCCGCTGCAGCGCTCCGCGCGCCTCTACCCCGCACGGCCAGCTCCCGCCGCCGCGCAGACATGTCTGCGCAAGCTCCGGCGCATCGATCCCGAGCAGCCGGAAGCGTTCGTCGCCCTTGGAAAGGGTATCGCCATCGATCACGAAAAAACGGCCGACATGGGTCTCGCTGTTTATCTGGTCGAGCTTGGCGGCAATGAGAATACCGAGAAAAACCGTGGCGAGAAAAAGCCCGCCATCGCGCATTGCCGAAAAACGCCCGCGCCTGCCTCCATTTCGTCTCATGTCACAACAAACCCTTGTCAGAAATGGCAAACAAATCCTTTCACGGCAGCATCTTCTTAAGATTTTGGGCGTAGCCTGCAAGGGTTCATGTCACCTGCGTTGTAACAATGAGTAAAAGCGTCAGCACGTCCACCGACAAGATCATCGTCGACCGATCGAAGAAACACCGCAACAAGGCGGTTTTCGACACGGTGAAGACGACGCGTGAACGCCTGCAGCAGGGTGCCGGCGGAAACGAAGCCTATGAACGCGAAATGCTGACCATGCACATCGCCGAAGCCCTGCAGGGCGCGATGATCATGCCGCTTTTCATCGTGCTTGCCTCCATCATCGGCCTTTACATCACCGGCGATATCAGCCTGATCATCTGGTCGCTGATTGCGCTGAGTTTTCACGCCATGTCGCTGGTGCTGGCGAAACGGGCCGCCAAACAGGCGATCACCGACGACAATCTCCAGCATTGGAAAAACCTCTTTCTCGGCATGCAGATCCTCATCGGCTGCGCCTGGGCCATGTTCGCACTGGCCGAACCGGTGCGCAACGACCCGACGCTCGTTCTTTTCTTCAAGGGATCGACGCTGCTGATCGCCCTTTCGCTGACCGCCATGGCCAACTTCATGCTGCGGCGGGCAACCTTCATGACCTTCCTGCCGGTGCTGGCGGCGCTGTGCATAACCTCGGCGATTTCGCGCGATCCCTTCGATGTCGGTCTGGCGCTGATGTTCGGCATGGCGATCCTCTTCTGTCATCGCATCACCAGCCGGCTTTACCAGACCAGCATCAAGCTCCTGTCCTCTCAGACGGAAAAGGACGACCTGATCGCCGAACTCGAGGTCGCCAATTCCGTGTCCGACGAAGCGCGGCGACGTGCTGAAGAGGCCAATCTGGCGAAATCGCGTTTTCTCGCTTCCATGTCGCACGAGCTGCGCACGCCGCTCAACGCCATTCTCGGCTTTTCCGAGGTCATGTCGTCAGAGGTGCTCGGTCCGCTCAACAACCCGCTCTACAAGGAATATTCCGGCGATATCCACCGCTCCGGCCAGCATCTGCTCGATCTCATCAACGAAATCCTCGACCTCTCACGCATCGAGGCCGGCCGCTACGATCTCAACGAGGAATCCATCTCCATGCTGGAAATCGCCGAGGATTGCATCGGCATGATCCAGCTGCGCGCCCGCGCCAAGAACATCAGGATTTCCCAGCAGTTCGAAGCCAGTCTGCCGCAAGTCTGGGCCGATGAGAAATCCATCCGCCAGGTCATACTCAACCTGCTCTCCAATGCCGTGAAATTCACCCCGCAGGGCGGCGAGATTCTCGTGAAGGCGGGCTGGACGGCGGGCGGTGGGCAATATGTGTCGATCAGGGATAACGGCCCCGGCATTCCGGAAGATGAAATCCCCGTGGTGCTCTCGGCCTTCGGCCAGGGATCGATCGCGATCAAGAGCGCGGAACAGGGAACGGGCCTTGGCCTGCCCATCGTTCAGGCCATTCTCGCCAAGCACGACGGCCAGTTCATCCTGAAATCGAAGTTGCGCGAAGGCACCGAAGGCATCGCCATCCTGCCGGCAAAACGCGTTCTGCAAAGCCTGCCGGCGGTGGAAGAAACTCACGCCATCCAGCCGCGCCGGCGGTCTTTCGCCTAGAGCGCACCAAAGCTCAGAAGAACAGCGTCGTCACCAGCGAATACAGCACGAAAAATCCGTTCGCCAGCAACAGACAGAAGACGGCAAAGGAGCCGAGATCCTTGGCATGCCGCCCGACCGATGAAATTTCTGGCGAAATGCGGTCCACCAGCTCCTCGATCGCCGTATTCAGCGCCTCAACCGAAAACAGGAGCAGCATCAACACCGTGAAGACGAGAAGATGCGCGAATGGCGCGCCGACCACCAGAAGCAGGGCGAGTCCCACGCCAAAAGCCAGAACCTCGTGGCGGAACGCCGCTTCCAGCCACAGCCGGCCAAGCCCCTGAACGGAATAACGCGCGGCGGCGAAAAGATGCCGCCAGCCTTTTTCCTTGCGAAAGGCGGGTTCCGGTTGCGGCTTCTGCGGCGTCGCGTCCATCTTTGACCTCAATGCTCGGTGCGCGGGCTGATGCGGGTGTCCACACCCGCCGCCTCGAACGTTGCCATGCCGGAATGGCAAGCGGCAGCGGCCTTGACGATGCCGGCGGCAAGCGCTGCACCTGTGCCTTCACCAAGCCGCATGCCGAGCGCCAGAAGCGGCGTCTTGCCAAGCTTCTCGACGGCGGCGAGATGGCCAGGTTCACCCGAGACGTGGCCGATCAGGCAATGGTCGAGCGCCGAAGAATTGGCCGCCTTCAACAGAGCGGCAGCGGCCGTTGCCACATAACCGTCGATCAGCACGGGAATGCGCTGCACGCGGGCAGCGAGGATCGCGCCGGCAATCGCCGCAATCTCACGTCCGCCGAGGCGGCGCATGATTTCCAGCGGATCGGACAGATGGTCCTTGTGGAACTCCACCGCAGCCTTCACCGCCGCGATCTTGCGGGCCATGACTTCGCCTTCCGAGCCGGTGCCGGGACCGGTCCATTCTTCCGCCGTGCCGCCGTAGAGCGCCAGATTGATGGCGGCGGCAATCGTGGTATTGCCGATGCCCATTTCGCCGACGCAGAGAAGATCGGTACCACCGGCAATCGCCTCCATGCCGAAGGCCATGGTGGCGGCGCAGTCACGCTCCGAAAGCGCCGGCTCGCAGGTGATGTCGCCGGTCGGATAGTCCAGCGCCAGATCGAAGATTTTCAGGCCGAGATCATTGGCAACGCAAATCTGGTTGATGGCAGCACCGCCGGCGGCAAAATTCTCCACCATCTGCTGGGTAACCGATGTCGGATAAGGGGTAACGCCATGCCGGGTGACGCCGTGATTGCCAGCGAAAATCGCCACCAGCGGACGGGTGACGGCGGGCGAACGGCCGGACCACGCGGCCAGCCACATGGCGATCTCTTCCAGACGGCCGAGCGAGCCCGCAGGCTTGGTCAGCTGCGCGTTGCGCTCCTTGGCCGCCACAAGCGCATGCGTATCCGGGCCGGGAAGCTCACGCAACAGCGCGCGAAAATCGTCGAAGGGCAATCCGCTCATGCTCATGGTGTCGGTCTCTTTCGTAGCCGGGTTGGCTGTCGCATCGGCTCATGCGTCCGGAACTTGTGTTTTCCGGCAAATCGGTCTTTGTTGCGCCTCTCATAATCGCGGAAACGCCGCGGAACAACCGGAAATGCATTGACTGCAGCGGAGAGAGCATGAAGGCCGGGGATTTTATAACAGATGTCATGCATTCCGTAGCCTTTCTCAGCCGCCTGCCGGTTCCCTCGCGGTTTTTCGGTGAAGGTGACGGCGCCTCGATGCGCCGCACCGCCCGCGCCTTTCCCGCCGCCGGCCTGCTGATCGCCCTACCCGCCGCTTTTCTGGTGGTGATTTTCGCCACCTTCGATGCATCGCCGCAGCTCACGGGCTGGCTCGCCATCGGCCTGACGGCGCTCATCACGGGCGCATTGCATGAGGACGGGCTGGCCGACATGGCCGACGGTTTCGGCAGCGGCAAGGACAAGGCCCGCATGCTTGAGATCATGAAGGACAGCCGCATCGGCAGCTATGGCACCATCGCCATGGTTCTTTCCTTCGCGCTGCGCGCTACGGCGCTCGCATCGCTGATCGAGACCCTGCCCGGAAAAACTGCCGCCGCCTGCCTGATTGCCACGCTTGTCATGAGCCGCGCCCTGATGGTGTGGCACTGGCAGGCCCTGCCCGCTGCCAAGACATCAGGCATCGCCGCCGGCGCGGGCCAGCCCGGAGAAAGCGACCGCAACATCGCACTGGTGACGGGTTTACTGGTCTTCATCCTCTTCACGCTGCACGCTTTGCCCATCCTGTCGATTGCACTTGTGATGGCGGCAGCCATTTTGGCGACGGTGCTGTTCGGCCGGCTCTGCGACAGGAAGATCGGCGGCCACACCGGCGATACCATCGGCGCCTGCCAGCAGATCACGGAGATCGTTACTCTCGTCGCACTTGCTCTTGCGGCATGACGGCCTGATATAGATCATCATGGAAACACCCTGCATCCATATCTGTCGCCTCGATGTGACCCATAGCCTCTGCATCGGCTGCGGACGCACGCTGGATGAAATCGGCGGCTGGGCAGGTTATAGCGACGAAAAGCGCCGCAGGATCATGCGGGCGCTGCCGCAGAGACTGGCAAATTTGAGCGAGACCGCCAAGGAGACGCATACCGCATGAACAGGCTGACCATCGTGCTCCTTATCCTTGCCGTGGGCCTCGGCCTGCTTCTCATCAATCACGATGGTGGCCGCACGCTCGGCATCGATAATGATCAATTCGCACAGGCTCTCTATCTGGTACCCATAGCCGGCCTCCTGTCGGTCGGCATCCTCGCCGGAAGACGTGGCGGCTTCGGCACCGTCATCCGCCAGCTCGCCGTCTGGCTGGTCATCATCCTCGGCCTCGTCTCGCTCTATCTCTACCGCTACGATCTGCAATCCTTCGGCGACCGGCTGCTGAGCGGCCTGATGCCCGGCCGCGCCGTGGTGGTGACGACGGCTGGCGGCGAACAGGAAATCGTCCTGCACAAATCGATGAGCGGCCATTTCGAGGCGAATGTCGGCGTCAATGGCAAGACCATCCATATGCTCGTCGATACCGGCGCAAGCTCCGTGGTACTCGCCAATGCCGATGCCGCCGAAATCGGTATCGACACGGGCAGTCTGCGCTATACCGTTCCTGTCATGACCGCAAACGGCCGCACGGCAGCCGCCCCCGTAACCCTGTCGGAAATCGGCATCGGCCCGATCATGCGCCGCAACATCCCCGCCCTCGTCGCCCAGGATGGCCAATTGGGCCAGAGCCTGCTCGGCATGAGCTTCCTGTCGACGCTCGGTTCGCTGCAGATGCAGACGGATGAATTGCGGTTGCGGGATCGATAAAACGCAGGCATCAGGGGGCTACGTCCCGGCACTCCGCATTCGTCATCGGCCGCGGAAAGGAAATACCCGGTTTCGGGCACAATCAGAATGTTCTTTTCGCACTGACCGGTCGTCGCAGAGCATTGCCCCTTGATTCCTTCCCATTTGATAATTTATGTTGTGGTTGTTCTCAGGGCGGGGTGCAATTCCCCACCGGCGGTATCGGGATTTGTCCCGGAGCCCGCGAGCGCTTCCGGTCTCCAAAGCCGGAAGGTCAGCAGATCCGGTGAGAGGCCGGAGCCGACGGTATAGTCCGGATGGAAGAGGACAAGGCATAAAGACGCCCGCACTCTGTGGGCTTCGCATTGCATTGTTCGCCCAAGGGATATTTGGCGCTTCTTGAAGCGCGAAAATGCCGCAAACCGGCATAACCCTTGAAAGGCTTGAAATAAAATGACCATTGCTAAAATTGAAGACGCCATCGAAGCCATTTCCCGTGGTGAAATGGTGATTGTGGTTGACGACGAAGACCGCGAAAATGAAGGCGATATCATCGCCGCCTCCGACAGCATCACGCCGCAGCAGATCGCTTTCATGATGAACCATGCGCGCGGGCTGGTGTGCGTTGCCATGCCGGGCGAGCGTCTGGATGCGCTCGACATTCCGCTGATGGTGTCGCGCAACACCGAATCCCTCAAGACGGCCTTCACCGTCTCGGTGGACTATATTCCGGGCACCACGACAGGCATCTCCGCCGCCGACCGGGCAAAGACGGTGCGTGCGCTGGTGTCGGAAGGCTCACGCCCGGAAGATTTCGCCCGTCCCGGCCATATCTTCCCGCTCCGCGCTAATCCGGAAGGCGTTCTCGGCCGCACCGGCCACACGGAAGCAGCCGTAGACCTCTGCCGTCTTGCCGGGAAATTCCCGTCCGGCACCATCTGCGAAGTCGCCAACGATGACGGCACCATGGCCCGCCTGCCCCAGCTCGAAATCTTCGCCGAACGCCACGGCCTGCTCGTCGTGACGATCAAGGACCTCGTTTCCTATCTCAAGGGTGAGGTTGTGGAGGAAATGGTGCAGAAGCAGGTGGCTTGAGCTGCGCAAACCTGTGGTGCGAATACCAAAACGCCCGGCGTAGGCCGGGCGTGAATTTGGAGGCAGACATTACTTTTATGCGACATCGTCCTCAGACTCTACCGCTGCCTCGTTTGGATTTTCATGGAATTTGCTGTCACCTCGAAGTAAGTGGCAAAGGACGCACATCCCCTCGACGTCATCCTCGGCCCTGTGCCGAGGATGACGTCGAATGAAATCAATACGTTGCAGATCCTCGGGACAAGCCCGAGGATGACGGCCGTGAACTTTTCAGACTTCATCAGTCGTTGAAGCTGGGCGACCATGCCAAGCCTTACCAGCAGCAGAACCCGCCATCCACCAAGAGATCCACACCCGTCACAAAACTCGCGGCGTCGGACAGCAGGAAGATCGCCGGTCCCACCATTTCATCGACGCCTGCCATGCGCTGCATCGGCGTCTGCTCTTCGAACAGCTTGGTCTGGTGCACCATTTCAGGCCGCGTGTTCATCGGTGTCGCCGTGTAGCCCGGCGAGATGGTGTTGACGCGGATGCCGCGACCCACCCATTCCATCGCCATGGATTTCGACATGTGGATGACACCCGCCTTCGAGGCGTTGTAATGGCACTGCATCAGGCCTCGATTGACGATGACGCCGGACATCGACGCGATGTTGACGATGGCACCTCGGCCATTTTTCAGCATGGCGTTGGCTTCGGCCTGGCAGGACAGGAACACGCCCTTCAGGTTGATGTCCATCATCGTCTGGAACTGGCTTTCTTCCATCTCCTCGGCCGGATTGGCATTGGCGATGCCGGCCGCATTGACGGCGAGCGAAAGTGCGCCGAGTTCGGCTTGCGTGCGGGCAACCGCATCCGTCAGCGCCTGCTTGCTGGTAACGTCGGCGGCGATCTGGATCGACTTGCGGCCGGCCCTGGCGATGAAATCGGCCGTCTGCGCCAGACCGTCATCGGTGCGGCGGTCGAGCAGCGCGACATTGGCGCCGGACTGGGCAAGCCCCATGGCGATCCGCTGGCCGATGCCGGATCCAGCACCGGTGACGAGCGCCACCTGACCGGAAAGATCGAACAGTTTCGGGGCGTTAAGGGTGATGGTGGACATCGCTATTTCCTTCTTCAGATGGTTGCCAGTTCCATGACCGAGACGTCGTTTGCCTCGTCGCGGTTAAGGATGCCAGCCTGTTTTCCCTGCGCGAGCACGAGGATACGGTTCGAAACGCCCAGCACCTCTTCCAGATCGGAACTGACGACGATGACGGCCACGCCGTCCTTCGCCAGGCCAACAATGATATCGTAAATGCCTGCCCGCGCACCGACATCGATGCCGCGCGTCGGTTCATCCAGCACCACCACACGCGGATTGCGGGCAAGCCATTTGGCGATGACCACTTTCTGCTGGTTGCCGCCGGAGAGATCGGAGGCCGGCTGTTCGCTACGGCCCTTCACCCCGAATTTGGCGATGGCGTCCCGGGTGAAAGCGCGCTTGATAGCCGGCGTGATCCAGCCCGTGCCCACGCGGTCGAGATTGGCATAGATCAGGTTTTCACCGATCTCGTGTTCCACCACCAGCCCCTGCAATTTGCGGTCTTCCGGCACCATGACGATGCCCTTGGCGATGGCATCCGCCGGGCTTTTCAGCGAAAGCACCTCGCCATCCAGTCGTACTTCACCCGCGCTCGTCGGATCGGCACCGGAGATGGCGCGCACCAATTCCGTTCGTCCCGCGCCGATCAGGCCGGCAATGCCGAGAATTTCACCGGCGCGGACGCCGAAGCTGATGTCGCGAAAGGCATTGGTCGCGCCCGTCAGCCCCTTGACCTCGAGTACCACCTTCTCCTGCGGTTCAGGCAGCGCCGGGAACAGGCGCTCCAGCGAGCGGCCGACCATGCTTTCGACAATGGTGCGCACCGGCGTCGCACTGTCGGCAAATTCATGCACCCGCTCGCCGTCGCGCAACACGACGATACGGTCGGTGATCTGTCTGATCTCTTCCATGCGGTGGGAGATGTAGATGATGCCCACGCCTTCGGCACGCAGCTTGCGCACCTGCTCGAACAGCGCCTGCGTTTCGGCGCCGCCAAGTGCGGCCGTCGGCTCGTCGAGGATGAGGAGTTTGGCGTCGAGCGCGAGCGCCTTGGCGATCTCAATCAGCTGCTGGTTGGCGGTGGAAAGGCCTGCCACCTTGCGCGTTGCGGGAATATGCAGGTTAAGGCGCGCCAGTTGCTGCTGGGCTCTCCGCACCATCTCGGCGCGGTCGACAATGCCGTTTTTCATGGGCCAGCGGCCGATGAAGACATTCTCAGCGATGGAAAGCTCCGGCAGAAGCTTCAGTTCCTGATGGATGAGGACGATGCCCTTGTCGATCGCCTCGCGCGGCGATGCCGGCTGATACGGCTGCCCAAGCCAGGTCATCTTACCCTCTGAAGGTTCGCGGGAACCGGCGATGATGCCTGACAGCGTGGACTTGCCCGCGCCATTTTCACCCAGCAACGCTACCACTTCGCCCGGATAGACCTCGAGATCGACGGACTTCAGAACCTCGAGCGGACCATAGCGTTTGCTGATGCCACGGAGCGAAAGAACCGGCTCGCGCATGACGGGACCTCCAGGGACGTAATCGCAGTGGCGATACACCACGGCTTTGTGTCCAAAATTGCCTAAAGACAAACCAATGAATGCCCCGCGCATCCGGTTGGACGCGCGGGGCAGAAGGATCAGGGATGGTTGGCGATGAAGCCTGCGACATTTTCCTTGGTCGTCAGCGTCGCGTCGGAGAGCTGGACGGCCGGAACCTTCTCGCCGCCGACGATCTTGACGGCCATCTCGACAGCCATGCGGCCCATCTTCTGGGTCTGCTGCGTCGCGGTCACGTCGAAGACGCCATTCTTCAGTGCCTCAAGCGCTGCCGTATCGCCATCGAAGCCGCCAACGACGATCTTCTGCGACGGATTGGCAACCTTGATTGCCTGCGCCGCGCCGAGCGCCAGACCGTCTGCCTGTGCAAAGACGATGGAGACGTCGGGATTGGCCTGCAGCATGTTCTGCATGATCTGGAAGCCTTCATCCTGGCTCCACATGTTGGACCATTGCTCGGCAACGATCTTCACGCCGGAATTGGCCTTGACCGATTCCATGCAGCCCTTCGTGCGGTCGACTTCAGGTGTAGTGCCCTTCTGGCCGTGGATGATGACCATCTTGCCGGCACCACCGGCCTGTTTGATGATGTAATCGCAAACCGACTTGGCGGAAGCGACGGAATCGGTGGCAAGGAAGGTATCACCCGGCGCGCCATCGGCATTGCGGTCGATGTTGATGACCGGAACGCCGGCAGCTTTCGCAAGCTTCACCGGAACGGTGGCGGCAGCGGCACCGGCTGGGATATAGATCAGCGCGTCGATATTCTGGGTCAGCAGATCCTGGATCTGGTTGACCTGCGTCGGGCCATCGCCCTTGGCATCGACGGTAACGACGGCAATGCCGCGCGTCTTGGCTTCGGCTTC
This window of the Agrobacterium fabrum str. C58 genome carries:
- a CDS encoding class I SAM-dependent DNA methyltransferase, yielding MTKNQKIDEEALAEAYNRALALEKAGDVDAAVKAYEEVLAIDPDDHGGAAVRIAAMGRGEQPSKAPDAYVETLFDQHAEAFEDILVEQLGYAVPMMVRQRLQTLNLGPFKRLLDLGCGTGLTGEALRDMADDITGIDISENMVEIAHEKDLYETLYVAEAEDFLEDNDDEPFDIITATDVLPYLGALEPLFFGAAENLNAGGLLIFSSETLPADIMAGRPYMVGPHQRFAHAETYVRDRLAATGFEVVEVTDINVRMQDGNPTPGHLVIAKLKG
- a CDS encoding aliphatic sulfonate ABC transporter substrate-binding protein, which translates into the protein MITRRGTLGLLAGSTGAVFLPHIRRAGAATTTLRIGWQKNGVIALAKSQGALEALLKDRGIEVKWSEFSSGPPLLEALGAGALDIGPTGDVPPLFAQAAGGNLRYVGTYKAAAGGSAILVQKDSPLKTLEDLKGKKVAFKRGSSAHNVTVKALRKAGLTLSDITPVDLAPPDAAAAFRSGSIDAWSIWDPYFAVAEKEPTTRVLSTAEGIVDPWSYFLANGDFVEANPDLVPLILKELANVGAKAQANIDATAKSLAAITGVPEDVTKVSLTRPGADLGRVSLVPDEAIAYQQALADEFYDLKIVPKKLKVTDIVWRPKAS
- a CDS encoding Lrp/AsnC family transcriptional regulator; this encodes MDRLDRKILRILQEDSTLAVADLAKKVGLSTTPCWRRIQKMEEDGVIRRRVALLDPVKVNTKVTVFVSIRTASHSIEWLKRFSEVVSEFPEVVEFYRMSGDVDYLLRVVVPDIAAYDAFYKRMIAKIEIRDVSSAFAMEQIKYTTELPLDYMLLDNPKSGEE
- a CDS encoding uracil-DNA glycosylase family protein, encoding MAEAERSPWLRDDGLDCLRGEIARCRLCRDAPLKGVTDRLPHEPRPVVVISTKARILIAGQAPGLRVHETGIPFNDASGERLRQWLDVDRETFYDPERFAIVPMGFCFPGYDDKGSDLPPRRECAPLWRERVMAAMPQVELILAVGQYAQAFHLGERRHKTMTETVENWRSYLHANSGPGILPLPHPSWRNTGWLKKNPWFTEELLPVLRQHVEMRI
- a CDS encoding thermonuclease family protein, coding for MRRNGGRRGRFSAMRDGGLFLATVFLGILIAAKLDQINSETHVGRFFVIDGDTLSKGDERFRLLGIDAPELAQTCLRGGGSWPCGVEARGALQRLVTAREFSCSGSSRDRYGRQLVYCTADGKDVSSEMVSAGFAVASGYFQFSAEQARARREERGIWAGEFEKPSEWRREHRAADLETPAAGFLTVIRHILGWDHG
- the pdhS2 gene encoding two-component system sensor histidine kinase PdhS2 translates to MSKSVSTSTDKIIVDRSKKHRNKAVFDTVKTTRERLQQGAGGNEAYEREMLTMHIAEALQGAMIMPLFIVLASIIGLYITGDISLIIWSLIALSFHAMSLVLAKRAAKQAITDDNLQHWKNLFLGMQILIGCAWAMFALAEPVRNDPTLVLFFKGSTLLIALSLTAMANFMLRRATFMTFLPVLAALCITSAISRDPFDVGLALMFGMAILFCHRITSRLYQTSIKLLSSQTEKDDLIAELEVANSVSDEARRRAEEANLAKSRFLASMSHELRTPLNAILGFSEVMSSEVLGPLNNPLYKEYSGDIHRSGQHLLDLINEILDLSRIEAGRYDLNEESISMLEIAEDCIGMIQLRARAKNIRISQQFEASLPQVWADEKSIRQVILNLLSNAVKFTPQGGEILVKAGWTAGGGQYVSIRDNGPGIPEDEIPVVLSAFGQGSIAIKSAEQGTGLGLPIVQAILAKHDGQFILKSKLREGTEGIAILPAKRVLQSLPAVEETHAIQPRRRSFA
- a CDS encoding diacylglycerol kinase, giving the protein MDATPQKPQPEPAFRKEKGWRHLFAAARYSVQGLGRLWLEAAFRHEVLAFGVGLALLLVVGAPFAHLLVFTVLMLLLFSVEALNTAIEELVDRISPEISSVGRHAKDLGSFAVFCLLLANGFFVLYSLVTTLFF
- the cobT gene encoding nicotinate-nucleotide--dimethylbenzimidazole phosphoribosyltransferase yields the protein MSMSGLPFDDFRALLRELPGPDTHALVAAKERNAQLTKPAGSLGRLEEIAMWLAAWSGRSPAVTRPLVAIFAGNHGVTRHGVTPYPTSVTQQMVENFAAGGAAINQICVANDLGLKIFDLALDYPTGDITCEPALSERDCAATMAFGMEAIAGGTDLLCVGEMGIGNTTIAAAINLALYGGTAEEWTGPGTGSEGEVMARKIAAVKAAVEFHKDHLSDPLEIMRRLGGREIAAIAGAILAARVQRIPVLIDGYVATAAAALLKAANSSALDHCLIGHVSGEPGHLAAVEKLGKTPLLALGMRLGEGTGAALAAGIVKAAAACHSGMATFEAAGVDTRISPRTEH